A region from the Brassica napus cultivar Da-Ae chromosome C8, Da-Ae, whole genome shotgun sequence genome encodes:
- the LOC106365300 gene encoding putative F-box protein At2g04810, whose translation MNTAKDLIKKKKIQGVVSSTDWSKLSPDVLRKIFETLNPLDSHRSKLVCSDWYSVWKTCDNLPPCPLQIIHIGGSPILSEHHVYQPDGQDLHKNRRRIIHEEGGSSTWSENTHYPITLAGKSLKRSSCMASYGSWLLMVDHCDIHLLNLITLERINLPTMNLPALDLNNNWERGSLSGEKVSRDVLQWKNAAVLWIDDRSGDYFVAWIFRQTYLISHKKGDYSWSSFNIQGKGSGFMDAAYRNSKLYVLTVDKHINIFDFSLDLPRKCNLCKYTPFRFDEKPWESIWKTRLAIKESGEVLIVLSLKEVKNDQEKLLFYVFKMNLESCKWERVYSIGDNEMLIFGQGVTVKAPVKDCFGHGIKSGSINFVEDDVGPDHDDDDHGSVCGVFDLATSRIEWPKRTCYYISRTQWFVPGVVYY comes from the coding sequence ATGAATACGGCCAAGGATTTgatcaagaaaaagaagatacaaGGAGTGGTTAGTTCTACCGATTGGTCCAAACTTTCCCCTGATGTTTTGCGAAAGATCTTCGAAACCTTGAACCCCCTTGATTCTCACCGATCAAAACTCGTTTGCTCAGATTGGTATTCGGTCTGGAAAACATGCGATAATCTGCCTCCATGTCCGCTTCAGATCATACACATAGGTGGTTCTCCGATCTTGTCCGAACACCATGTCTACCAACCAGACGGACAAGATTTACACAAGAACCGTCGCCGGATCATACACGAAGAAGGTGGTTCTTCTACCTGGTCGGAAAACACTCACTACCCAATAACACTCGCCGGAAAAAGTCTAAAGAGGAGCTCTTGTATGGCTAGCTACGGGAGTTGGCTCCTGATGGTTGATCATTGTGACATCCATCTTTTGAACCTTATAACGTTAGAGAGGATCAATCTTCCAACAATGAATCTGCCAGCACTTGATTTGAATAATAATTGGGAACGTGGATCCTTAAGCGGGGAAAAAGTGTCGAGAGACGTTCTCCAATGGAAAAACGCAGCTGTTCTGTGGATAGACGACAGGTCAGGTGATTATTTCGTTGCTTGGATATTCCGACAGACTTATTTGATCTCACACAAGAAGGGAGATTATTCGTGGTCGAGTTTCAATATCCAGGGCAAAGGTTCGGGGTTCATGGATGCGGCTTATAGGAACAGTAAGCTTTACGTGTTGACAGTTGATAAGCACATCAATATTTTCGACTTCTCTCTAGATTTACCTAGAAAGTGTAACCTTTGTAAGTATACTCCTTTTCGCTTTGATGAAAAACCGTGGGAAAGTATTTGGAAGACGAGACTAGCTATTAAGGAATCAGGAGAGGTTCTCATCGTCTTGAGCTTAAAAGAAGTGAAGAACGATCAAGAGAAGCTTTTGTTTTACGTATTTAAGATGAATCTTGAGAGTTGCAAGTGGGAGAGAGTGTACTCTATTGGAGACAACGAGATGTTGATTTTTGGTCAAGGTGTTACGGTAAAAGCACCGGTTAAAGATTGTTTTGGTCATGGAATCAAGAGTGGTTCAATAAATTTCGTTGAAGATGATGTTGGGCCagatcatgatgatgatgatcatggTTCGGTCTGCGGGGTCTTCGATCTTGCTACAAGTAGAATCGAATGGCCTAAGAGAACATGTTATTACATAAGCAGAACTCAATGGTTTGTTCCTGGAGTTGTTTATTATTag